In the genome of Nymphaea colorata isolate Beijing-Zhang1983 unplaced genomic scaffold, ASM883128v2 scaffold0505, whole genome shotgun sequence, one region contains:
- the LOC116245093 gene encoding LOW QUALITY PROTEIN: kinesin-like protein 3 (The sequence of the model RefSeq protein was modified relative to this genomic sequence to represent the inferred CDS: substituted 1 base at 1 genomic stop codon) — translation MRSESSIKTFIRIRPPATNAIFKEEEGVLNCCDKLYRFNHVFSPDATDEEIFEHIGFELVENTLNGLNSTLFAYGQTGTGKTYTMTGNGSKEGLVQRSVALLIRKLKNSPRFDYFSLKINYLEIYNEAIRDLLAEKESKITIRELAKSGFYVEGLESAEISDEEGFAKELKRGLLKRSTKSTKMNEVSSRSHTILTKQTEVSGSALKEASSINKSLTTLSLVISKLADKQSKAAHIPYRXSVLTKLLKDSIGGNSVTTFIGMISSQKAWVS, via the exons ATGAGGAGCGAATCGTCCATCAAGACCTTCATCAGGATCCGCCCGCCCGCCACCAATGCCATCttcaaggaggaagagggagtCCTCAACTGCTGCGATAAGCTCTATAGGTTCAACCACGTCTTCTCGCCCGATGCCACAGATGAGGAAATCTTTGAACACATCGGCTTTGAACTTGTAGAAAACACCCTCAACGGCCTCAACAGCACGCTGTTCGCGTACGGACAGACGGGGACGGGCAAGACCTACACGATGACTGGGAATGGCTCGAAGGAGGGCCTAGTGCAGCGCAGCGTGGCCCTCCTCATCCGCAAGCTCAAAAACAGTCCCCGGTTCGACTACTTCTCACTCAAGATCAACTACCTGGAGATCTACAACGAAGCCATCCGCGACCTGCTGGCCGAAAAGGAGAGCAAGATCACCATCAGGGAGCTAGCCAAGTCGGGATTCTATGTGGAGGGACTCGAATCGGCCGAAATCAGCGACGAGGAAGGCTTCGCCAAGGAGCTAAAGCGAGGACTGCTGAAGAGATCAACCAAATCCACCAAAATGAATGAGGTTTCCTCTCGTTCCCACACTATCCTCACT AAGCAGACTGAGGTGTCCGGGAGCGCGCTCAAGGAGGCCAGCAGCATCAACAAGTCCCTGACTACTCTGAGTCTGGTGATCAGCAAGCTCGCCGACAAGCAGAGCAAAGCTGCCCACATCCCTTACCGCTAGTCCGTCCTCACGAAGCTGCTCAAGGACAGCATCGGCGGCAACTCAGTCACCACCTTCATCGGCATGATCTCCTCGCAGAAGGCATGGGTTTCCTAA